A genomic region of Zea mays cultivar B73 chromosome 6, Zm-B73-REFERENCE-NAM-5.0, whole genome shotgun sequence contains the following coding sequences:
- the LOC100277911 gene encoding uncharacterized protein LOC100277911, with the protein MDGGKKSRNPHKASADYRSDRKSASGMSGDPKKGGRGGKFTWEGADDYGYGYADEDLGLISKKGNINSGRASQVQGGAAAKKDDDE; encoded by the coding sequence ATGGACGGCGGCAAGAAGAGCCGGAACCCGCACAAGGCCTCCGCGGACTACCGCAGCGACCGCAAGTCAGCCTCCGGGATGAGCGGCGACCCCAAGAAGGGCGGCCGCGGCGGCAAGTTCACCTGGGAGGGCGCCGACGACTACGGCTACGGCTACGCCGACGAGGACCTCGGCCTCATCTCCAAGAAAGGCAACATCAACAGCGGACGCGCTAGCCAGGTCCAGGGAGGCGCCGCCGCTAAGAAGGACGACGACGAGTAG